The nucleotide sequence CCTTCCCTTTTCCGCATCGGCTGCCAGAGTAAACTGTGAAATCAACAAAACCTTCCCACCGGTTTCCAGAAGGGACCGGTTCATCTTCCCTTCGTCATCTTCAAATATTCTCAAGGACGCAACCTTACCGGCGTAGCGATCCGCCATCGTCTCCGTATCTCCTTTTTCAATGCATAGAAACACTACGAGCCCCGCTCCAATCACGCCGATCATTTTTTCTTCCACCGAAACAGACGCTTCTGAGACCCGCTGCAAAACAAGCCTCATGTCACTCCAGCATTGACCTGTTCGCGAAGCTCACGCGCATGACGTAAGGCCGTTTCCGTCACTTCGCTTCCTGAAATCATTCGCGCCAGCTCCTCGATCCTCTTCTTTTCATCCAGATTGCGTACTATGGTAATAGTACGTTCACCTTTGGAAACCTTCTGGACCTGATAATGCTGGTCGCCAAACGCGGCAACCTGAGGGAGGTGTGTAACACACAACACCTGCGCGACTTTCGAAAGGCGTTTGAGTCTCTCACCGACCTGATAAGCAACGCGACCTCCGATGCCGGCATCAATCTCATCGAAAATCAAAGCCCGCTCTTCTCCTGTATTCTGGCTGACCACTTTTAACGCAAGCATCATACGTGACAGTTCCCCGCCTGATGCAATTTTGCTCAGATCTCGAAAACCCTCCCCCGCGTTTGGCTCTATTTCAAACGCCACGATTTCTTTTCCTTGCGGCGCATAGCGGTTTTCCATCTCAGAAACGCCGCTCTGAATCTCTTCTTCCAGCCGCACCTGGAAACGGCACTTCTCAAGCGCCACCTGATGAAGCTCCTTTTCCACAAGAGCCTCAAACTCCCGCGCACCGGCAGAACGCGCCTGCGAAACTTCACCGGCAATCGTTTCATACCGGTTGACCGCCGCGCGAATTTCCCGAATCAGCTGTTCCTCCCTTTCTTCCACATTTAGATCCGCCTGAAGCTCTTTCCTGGATCGCTCCAGGTGTTCCAGTACCTGTTGAATCGTGGGTCCATATTTCTTCTTTAATTTGTGAAATGTTTCCAGACGAAATTCTATTTGGTCTAAGGAACTTTCTTCGAAATCCAGAGAGCGCCGGATTGCTTCAAGCCGGTGAACCAGTTCCGAGAAGTCTTCTTGATACTCATCTACTCGCGCTGAAAAACTTGTTAAGTCCTGTTGATACCGCGCGAGCTCGCCGATACTTCTTTGAACCTCTTTTAGCTGGGACACGAGCGAATCATCTTTTTCCAGAAGGACCTGCAAAAGAGATTCGCAAAGGGAGTGAATTCTTTCACTATTCTGCAGCAAGACTTTTTTGCCTTGCAATTCCTCTTCTTCAGTCTCTGATGGCTGGATCTCTTCAATTTCCTTGATTTGATACTTCAAAATATCGATGTTCCGCTGCCTTTGCTGCTCCCGTTCCTGCAACCCTCTCCATTCCTTTTGCAATGCTGCGATTTCCGCAGCAATCGCACTTAGTTCCTGTACACGGGAATGAATTCCAATGCAACCATCGTAAAGACGGCGTTGTGATTCTCCATCGAGCAGTGTTTGATGCTCATTCTGTCCGAATAAATCTACAAGATAGGGAGCAAGCTGGCGCAATTGCTGAAGAGTCACGGAGCAATTGTTGATCAGCATCCGGCTTCTGCCTGTAGAATGAATCTCGCGCCGCAGGATGAATTGTTCCTCTTCCGGATCAATTTCCCATTCTTCCAACAGTGCCATCGCGGCCGCGGGCAATCCATCAAAGATCGCTTCGAGCACCGCTTTGCTTTCGCCTGCCCTTACATCATCCTGTGTGGCGCGCGATCCGAGTAACCGGCAGATGGCATCGATGAATATCGATTTTCCGGCGCCCGTTTCTCCCGTAAGGAAGCTCAATCCCCTTTCCAGGTCGAGCTCAACTTCCTCCAGCAAAGCGAAATTGGAGACACGGAGGTGGGTCAACATAAAGAAAAAATGATAACATGAAAGACGAGCGGAGACTGTCCGAAAAGTTAGACGGAGCGCGGACTTCCAGTCCGCAAAAACTTGTAAGCGCGATGAGTGTTCTTGCGGCAAGACGGCCGCGCTCCCACTAGAGAGCCAAGCAGGACGGGACTTTTCAGACAGTCTCGGCGGCAAAGCAACATGATTAAGACAATTGAATGGCAAAACGGCAAAGTAATTATGGTGGATCAGACTCTTCTACCCACCGAAGAGGTCTACCGTGAATACACAACCGCAGAGGAAGTCGCAAGAGCCATTGAAACGATGGTAATTCGCGGGGCTCCGGCAATCGGGGTAGCGGCTGCGATGGGGATTGCATTGGGAGTGCAAACAGTAAACGCTGATCTTGAGGCG is from bacterium and encodes:
- the dtd gene encoding D-aminoacyl-tRNA deacylase; this encodes MRLVLQRVSEASVSVEEKMIGVIGAGLVVFLCIEKGDTETMADRYAGKVASLRIFEDDEGKMNRSLLETGGKVLLISQFTLAADAEKGRRPSFDKAAAPDLALPLYEYFAGKLKDAGVPVVKGVFQAMMKVALVNDGPVTLILGI
- the recN gene encoding DNA repair protein RecN; translation: MLTHLRVSNFALLEEVELDLERGLSFLTGETGAGKSIFIDAICRLLGSRATQDDVRAGESKAVLEAIFDGLPAAAMALLEEWEIDPEEEQFILRREIHSTGRSRMLINNCSVTLQQLRQLAPYLVDLFGQNEHQTLLDGESQRRLYDGCIGIHSRVQELSAIAAEIAALQKEWRGLQEREQQRQRNIDILKYQIKEIEEIQPSETEEEELQGKKVLLQNSERIHSLCESLLQVLLEKDDSLVSQLKEVQRSIGELARYQQDLTSFSARVDEYQEDFSELVHRLEAIRRSLDFEESSLDQIEFRLETFHKLKKKYGPTIQQVLEHLERSRKELQADLNVEEREEQLIREIRAAVNRYETIAGEVSQARSAGAREFEALVEKELHQVALEKCRFQVRLEEEIQSGVSEMENRYAPQGKEIVAFEIEPNAGEGFRDLSKIASGGELSRMMLALKVVSQNTGEERALIFDEIDAGIGGRVAYQVGERLKRLSKVAQVLCVTHLPQVAAFGDQHYQVQKVSKGERTITIVRNLDEKKRIEELARMISGSEVTETALRHARELREQVNAGVT